Genomic segment of Populus trichocarpa isolate Nisqually-1 chromosome 12, P.trichocarpa_v4.1, whole genome shotgun sequence:
ttgttttgggttgattgatgaattgatttgaatattATGGGTTGGTTGTTATGGGTAATTagttatttagttgattttgaaaaattttaggtaaagatgatgattttgagttatgatttgtttaaatGGTGAATTTGAGTTAGAAATCTTGATATATCAGTAGGTGATCTGTggaaattctgggtttgaggttgaagatgataaaattacaGTTTGGTCtctcaatttgtgaaaattacagtttagtcccctaactttaaaaaaattacagattggtccctgtaGCATAATCCgagattctggacagaattaaagatgaattatgggcagaattccagtatagttatgaatttatgacactttcagtttggtcctcccatttgaccctaaaaatttgataaaattctaGAATAGTCCCTAGAACATAATTAGAGATTCTGGATAGAATTGAGGTTGAATTATGgaaaaaattccagaatggtccctcaattattcatcaaactaatctggaaaagctaatattacagcaAGGGACCAATAtgaaatttttatcatatttttaggggttaaattgtaattttatcaatttgaatgaccaaactaaaaatgtcATAAATTCATGACTATACTGGAATTTTACCCATAATTCATCCTCGATTCTGTCCAGAATCTATAATTATACTTtagggaccattctggaattttatcaaaattttagggtcaaattgtaattttgtcaaattgaaggaccgaactaaaaatttcataaattcacAACGATACTGGAATTTTACCCATAATTAATCTTTAATTCTGTCAAGAATCTTGGATTATGCCTCAGGGACCTATCTGTAATTTTTCCAAAGCttggggactaaactgaaattttcacaaatcaagggaccaaactgaaatttcatTATCTTCAACCTTAAACCCAGAATTTCAACAGATCACCTACTGATATTTCAAGATTTctatctcaatttcattatttaaacaaatcataacTTAAAACCATCATCTTTACCTAAAATCttccaaaatcaactaaataactcattacccataacaatcaaCTCATAACATTCAAATCAATGCatcaatcaacccaaaaaaaaatcttcaaaaccctaatattcaacaaaacaaaaatttaaagctaaaagaaaacatatttataCACTTCAAAGCTCAAATCTTAccttttaaacttattttcgctaactctcttctcctttctttatttttcctcttttctcttcttctttccctctcACGGTTTTCTCTCTAAGAATTcagatctctctttttttttttttatatttatatttatcaactctttgttcaattactacaatacccctTATTCATTTATACATACTTCTAAGCCTCCAAGGGCTTTGTTGCCTTTTCTTattctctttcattttcaaaGCATCACATAACtattttagttcaaaaacatatagggttatgtaATAGACCTTTAgctaagtgtattaaataggttgtaCATTCTTTTCGAGTCATTTTTGAATATAtctcctttgtattcagataatcctgatattatACTTGCAGGACATCAGTAGGATTTCCTTCGGTATCTGCTTTCGAGTTATGTTCGCTTTGAGtaaggtgagtggataattttccatatgcatgagaaatattataaatatttgagttgttaatatgaattggatcatgcttcttgataatatatatgttgattattatccttgttatgataaatcatgatcaattgttgaatctgaattcttgatatgaaccaatatatattttgaattgactttCGAATTGATAGcttctcatttgattgatgtcatgagttgagccttaagatatgaatttatttgtttgattatgatataaACCTATGGTATGACAATTAGAATACCCATGTTAatagggtagtgttagtctttctgcacatcgtatctgaattCTAGTTGGTCAAGGGAGTCACCAACTTGTGTAGATTGATCATCCCATAATACGGAGTTATAtgttcattgcattttgattttctaacaaGCTTTACCTTAtaatattcttgttatggcctatttgagaaaccttcctCTAAGAACCTAAAGtcataattgtatatatattccttATTGTTGTATTATCTCGTGTAtgtaaattaaatgttatttactcactgagttgttgaatcCACCCtcttattatttatctttttcaagCTTATAACTTGATAGCGAGTCATTTTTATTGGATCTTCAGAACCTACTCTTTTggttgtaattaatattttccctttatatctagttagtgctccataactatgaatttgtattaactcttgtattatgacaattaaattatattatgaagttaattttgttattagtgttgcgttgaactctgattgagctGTTTAAATGATAAGTTTGCATGTAAGTTTGAGTTCGCATAAGTATAGAACCTTGAAGGGAAATCTTATCTATATGTCGGTCATGGATCCAGAAACCGGGTCGTGACATAACCCATGCATGTTTCATGCACTTGCGAGTTTGTCATGGTAATAAAGAAGTCCTTTGATGATTACCTAGGGTCTCAATTACAaaaatcttaactttttttttttccattagaAATAATAAACTTTTTACTTGGATTCTAGCTAAGATTGTAAAATCCTTTTATGATTACCTGgctctcaattaaaaaaattatcactacTTTTTTGCTCTAGAAATGATAAATTGTTTACTTGGATGCTTGCCAAGATTGTATTTTGTTCTCATATGACTATTCATAGGTAGGTCATTGCTTCCAACATGCTGTGTAATTCATGCCGTACTAGACTCATCAGGTGCTCATTTTCTCTCGGGTGATTTTGTGTTGACACTCGAAAGTGTAACCTCGGATCAACTTAGTGTTGCTCGAAAAGTTACCATAACAAGTAATTCAACAACCATAGTTGCTGACCCATCAACTAAAGCTGAAATTCAGGCAATAATTCTGCAGATAAGAAAGGATCTTGCTGAAACAGGTAATGCTGCCCCCTCAAAAAAGCTCTCAGAGAGAAATGCTAAATTATCTGGTGGTGTGGCCGTAATCATGGTTCGTGATCAAGCTCTTAGTAAGAATTGCTAACTATTGTAAAACACAATTCGGAAAAATAGATTAGCATAGTGACAATTCTGGCTACAAGTGCGTAGAATTATTTCTAGAGACATGAGGCTCTTAAAGCTGCATTGGTTCAGTAACAGGGATGgattttctgctctctttttttcataagaaatatAAAGACATAAGACAGGACTCCAATCTTTTATTTtggtgttgttttattttaaaattacctTTATATTTAACTTGTTTAGCATGCATTGTgcataaaatttagttttgaaatccaAATCGCCTCTCTCCCTCCTCTCTCGCCATCCAAATTGTCTCAACTTTAACCATATCACTTGGATCTTTAGGATCCTTATCCAATATCATTGTTTTGCAGACAATAGACAATGTTCTGATTTGATCTTTCCTATCCCTCTTCATCCTGAGAAGTTTGACAATGTTCTGATTTGATCTTTCCAATCCCTCTTCATCCTGAGAAGTTTCTTTACAAAGCCAAAAACCTTTTAATtcacaaaaaaacacaagtcgCATAacttttgctttgtgttttgcTTCAAGTTGTCCAAAATTAGACTTTAGTTTTGAAACCACAAGCACTTCACTAACTGGGTGTTACGATTCAAGTTACCATGGAATTAAGGTTACTAGCTTACAAATAAAGAATGCAAGCCTCCAGTACTGTTTCCAGTACAGAACAGAATTGTTAGCCTTCAAGCAAAGAATTGCAGCATGTGCTGAATGTGGAAAACGTGAAGAGCTTGACTATTAGTTAGGAGGTAGTTAGTTGTTGAGTTAGTTAGTAGTTAGCAGTCTAATAAAGGTTTAAATCAGTTGTAATTGGAGAGAAAACCATTGTATATAAACAGGTGTATGGAAACGTGTTGAAAGGAAGAAAATACAGAAGATCAATCTCATTTCTGTGCTCATTCTCCTCTGCTCTCTCTTGAATCTGTTCTTTCTCAATTtctgttctcttttctttttattctttctaatCTTGTTAAGCTGAGCTTAACACTGGGATGTTTTcggtttttatcttctttttgatGAGTTTAAAGAAGAGACTTGACTTGGGTTTATTGTCTAATATGAGACAGTGCATCGTTGTTCAAGTTATAGAATGGGTGAGGGAGGAGTATTGGATTAGGGTTTTTGTAAAGTTTTGTTGGAGTTTGCTTGAGGGCTAGGACAAGGTATATGAAATCATATTTTCTAATATTCGTGAAGGTTATggaatattctttaattttggaGTTTCTTGATCCTGGAAGGATACCAATGGCTTTATTTCAGTGGATCACGATTACGTTTTTCGAAGCCCTCGAGGAAGGGAAAGATACAGAGATGCTCTGTTTTTCTTTGGTACAGAGACgctctgtttttattttgttgctgTAGGGTTTTGGTTTGATCTTAGCTCGATTCAGCATATAGCACTCATAATTCAGTATGATCACAGAAAGCTGTGAAAGTCTTTCAAAATTACAGAATTCTCTGATGACAAGGCCCGTTGGCCGTCCAGTAAACCGAAGCAAAGTACAAAATTAACCTGAACTCTGTATTCCTTATCACAAGGCTGGGAAGGAGACCATAGACAGGGGGAAAGCTAAAGGAGAATGATACACAGGAATGACAGTAAAATGATTGGCTAAATTTTCAGCCTGTGGAATTTCTGGGTAACAAAACGTCTTTCAATTCTATCCTGGAGAATGGCTTTGACAATGGGGGCCATTGAATGCTGAGGTCAGAAGCGACTTGTTTCATTGTTGGCCGAGACTGTGGATCAGCACACAAGCATGCAAATGCTAGTCTGGCAATATAGACCACACCTGATGCAACTCGATGTTCAGGAGGTGGTATACACTGGTCTAGTACGTCCTTCAAGATTGTATGCTGACTCATTGGCAATGATGTTGACGAGGATGATGGTGATAGCAAAGCTGAGATGAAATCTCCTGGATGCCTTCCCATGATTATTTCCAATGTTAACACACCAAAGCTGTAGACATCACATTTTTCATCCACTTTCATTGTGAAGGCTAACTCTGCAAATCAAAGTCTTCAGTCATGCTTTGTTACATTGGAAACAGTAAGAAAGATTTACTTATTAGGAAATGGATTCTGTAACCAAACTGCATACCTGGAGCTATGTATCCATAAGTTCCTGCAATTGATGTCCAGTTGGACGCTTCAGGCATTAAGAGCTTAGCTGTGCCAAAGTCAGTGACACGAGCTTCATATTTTGAATCCAGGAGGACATTGTTGCTCGAAATGTCTCGATGAATAATAGGAGGTGAGCAATCATGGTGCATGTAGGACAAAGCATTGGCCACTCCTTTCACAAGATTTAGCCTTTTAATCCAATCCAATTCCCTTGCTCGTTCTTCACTGTTCAAAGTCATTCTCAAACTTCCCCTTTCTATGAACTCGCAAACCAAAAACGAGTGCTTTCTATGTGAACAGAAACCATACAACTTCACAATGTTACGGTGTCTTATACTTAGTAAGACATGAATCTCACTTCTGAAAGCTTTCGAACCAGTCATCTCACCATCTTGTGATTGGTGGAATTTCTTCACAGCAACCACCATTCCTGTTGGCAGCACAGCTTTGTAAACAGCTCCATACCCTCCTGCTCCAATACAATAGTTGGAGTCGAATTCCTCTGTAGCCTCGATGATGTTCTCATAATTCATTTCCCCACAACAGTCCCATATTGAGAACAGATTTTCCTGTCGTGCCTCCCTTAACATTTTCCTCCTGCTTCTAATTTTGTGAAGGGTTAAGAAACCTCCAATCAAGGCTAAACACAGAAAAAAGAGTCCCAAGAGAGGGAAGACAAATAAGACAACCATTTTTCTATCCTTCTTAGAAGCAGTTTTATTGCCTGTAGATGCAGCACAAGGCTTTAAACCTGCAGAACTGCCACACAAGTTGTTGTTTCTGATTGCCTCGTATGGAGCCTCACTAAAAGCTTTAATATCAGGAACGGGGCCCTCTAAATCATTGCAGGATATATCCACAGTCACCAAGCTCAACAAGTCCGCAAAAGTGGTCGGTATAGAGCCAGACATCATGTTGTGGGAGATGTTCAATGTCTCTAGATGTTTGAACTGTCCAAGCTGCGGTGGAATGTATCCCTGGAGATAATTCCAACTAAGATCAAGACTTTGAAGAGACCGTAAATTTCCCATCTCGGGAGGAACATTACCTGTAAATTTATTCTTGCTGAAATTCAAGAATAATAGATTTGAGAGCTCTCCAAGTTGTTTGGGAATCGATCCACTCAGATAATTTGCTGCCAAATTAAGCTTTGTAATGTAAGGTATCGTTGCGATAACTGAAGTAACATCACCTGAAAGATTGTTGTTGTTAAGAGTGAGTTCAAGTAACTTCAGTTTTCCCAGTTCCTTAGGAATCTCCCCAACAAGATGATTTGAAGAGAGATCAATCGCTTGCAGTCGAGTTGCCTTTCCAAGCTC
This window contains:
- the LOC7453992 gene encoding MDIS1-interacting receptor like kinase 2, with protein sequence MASMSKKTVSIASQYSLFSTAPFLVYFLLGLACVFSPSSFAEATIGDQVTQGWKEAEALLKWKADLDNQSQSLLSSWAGDNPCNWEGITCDKTGNITKLSLQDCSLRGTLHGLQFSSFLNLIELNLRNNSLYGTIPSHISNLSKLIVLDLSQNQISGSIPSEIGSLTSLELFSLMKNLINGSIPSNSIGNLSNLVYLYLNDNDLSGAIPQEVGRMKSLVLLNLSSNNLTGAIPSSIGNLSNLVYLDLLKNKLSGSVPEEVGMLENLRTLQLGGNSLDGTIHTSIGNMRSLTVLDLRENYLTGTIPASMGNLTRSLTFIDLAFNNLTGTIPSSLGNLRSLSFLYLPSNNLSGSFPLELNNLTHLKHFYVNSNRFTGHLPDDICRGGLLSLLCVMDNDFTGPIPKSLRNCTSLVRLRIERNQLSGNISNDLVVYPNMTYINLSDNEFYGELSWKWEQFQSLMTLRVSNNRISGEIPAELGKATRLQAIDLSSNHLVGEIPKELGKLKLLELTLNNNNLSGDVTSVIATIPYITKLNLAANYLSGSIPKQLGELSNLLFLNFSKNKFTGNVPPEMGNLRSLQSLDLSWNYLQGYIPPQLGQFKHLETLNISHNMMSGSIPTTFADLLSLVTVDISCNDLEGPVPDIKAFSEAPYEAIRNNNLCGSSAGLKPCAASTGNKTASKKDRKMVVLFVFPLLGLFFLCLALIGGFLTLHKIRSRRKMLREARQENLFSIWDCCGEMNYENIIEATEEFDSNYCIGAGGYGAVYKAVLPTGMVVAVKKFHQSQDGEMTGSKAFRSEIHVLLSIRHRNIVKLYGFCSHRKHSFLVCEFIERGSLRMTLNSEERARELDWIKRLNLVKGVANALSYMHHDCSPPIIHRDISSNNVLLDSKYEARVTDFGTAKLLMPEASNWTSIAGTYGYIAPELAFTMKVDEKCDVYSFGVLTLEIIMGRHPGDFISALLSPSSSSTSLPMSQHTILKDVLDQCIPPPEHRVASGVVYIARLAFACLCADPQSRPTMKQVASDLSIQWPPLSKPFSRIELKDVLLPRNSTG